A region of Oryctolagus cuniculus chromosome 3, mOryCun1.1, whole genome shotgun sequence DNA encodes the following proteins:
- the LOC100348061 gene encoding olfactory receptor-like protein OLF3 has protein sequence MGTYNQTWVSEFILLGLSSDWDIQVSLYALFLVMYLVTVLGNFLIVLLIRLDSQLHTPMYFFLTNLSLVDVSYATSIVPQMLVHFLAEHKAIPFLSCAAQLFFSLALGGIEFVLLAVMAYDRYVAVCDPLRYSAIMHGRLCSSLAITSWVSGSINSLVHTIITFQLPMCNNKFIDHISCEILAVVRLACVDTSANELIIMVSSIVLLMTPFFLVLLSYIQIISTILKIRSTEGRKKAFHTCASHLTVVALCYGMAIFTYIQPHSEPSVLQEKLISLFYAILTPMLNPMIYSLRNKEVKGAWQKLLGQFSGLTSKLAT, from the coding sequence ATGGGAACATATAACCAGACGTGGGTGAGTGAATTTATTCTCCTCGGCCTATCCAGTGACTGGGACATTCAAGTCTCCCTCTATGCCCTGTTCTTGGTCATGTACCTGGTCACAGTGCTGGGGAACTTTCTCATTGTTCTTCTGATCAGACTGGACAGCCAACTCCACACTCCCATGTATTTCTTTCTCACCAATCTCTCCCTTGTTGATGTCTCTTATGCTACAAGCATAGTCCCTCAGATGCTGGTGCATTTTCTTGCAGAACATAAAGCAATCCCATTTCTGAGTTGTGCAGCTCAACTATTTTTCTCCCTGGCCTTGGGTGGCATTGAATTTGTTCTACTGGCAGTGATGGCTTATGACCGCTATGTGGCTGTGTGTGACCCTCTGCGATATTCAGCCATCATGCATGGAAGACTGTGTAGCAGTTTGGCCATCACATCCTGGGTCAGTGGCTCCATCAACTCTCTTGTGCATACGATCATTACCTTTCAGCTGCCCATGTGCAATAACAAGTTTATTGATCACATATCATGTGAAATCTTAGCAGTGGTCAGACTGGCCTGTGTGGACACCTCCGCCAATGAACTCATAATCATGGTTTCTAGCATTGTCCTGCTTATGACTccttttttcctggttcttttgtCCTACATCCAGATCATCTCCACCATCCTAAAGATCCGGTccacagaaggaaggaagaaagcctTCCACACCTGTGCTTCCCACCTCACAGTGGTTGCCCTGTGCTACGGCATGGCCATTTTCACCTACATCCAGCCCCATTCTGAGCCTTCCGTTCTTCAAGAGAAGCTGATCTCTCTTTTCTATGCCATTCTGACACCCATGCTGAACCCCATGATTTACAGTCTGAGGAATAAGGAGGTGAAGGGGGCCTGGCAGAAACTTTTGGGGCAATTCTCTGGATTAACATCAAAACTGGCAACCTGA